The following are encoded in a window of Panicum virgatum strain AP13 chromosome 5N, P.virgatum_v5, whole genome shotgun sequence genomic DNA:
- the LOC120676631 gene encoding Bowman-Birk type wound-induced proteinase inhibitor WIP1-like — MKSGTRALLALLVLQAVLVSAAVAESNGVGTSAAKKKACCSSCTSWSGVYTCDDLLTKCAATCKNCAAVPTDKGTRYRCRDFLPEGCPCKA; from the exons ATGAAGAGCGGCACGCGCGCTCTGCTGGCGCTCCTGGTCCTCCAGGCCGTCCTGGTCTCTGCCGCCGTGGCGGAATCCAACG GCGTGGGCACGAGCGCCGCGAAGAAGAAGGCTTGCTGCTCCTCGTGCACCAGCTGGTCGGGCGTGTACACCTGCGACGACCTGCTGACTAAGTGCGCCGCCACCTGCAAGaactgcgccgccgtgcccacGGACAAGGGCACCCGCTACAGGTGCCGCGACTTCCTCCCCGAGGGCTGCCCCTGCAAGGCCTAA